In one Neobacillus sp. WH10 genomic region, the following are encoded:
- a CDS encoding ABC transporter ATP-binding protein: protein MIEFKSVVKKYRTKTIINPLSLKIEAGQLVVFIGPSGCGKTTLLKMINKLVQPTSGKIFVNGTDISTMNPIELRRNIGYVIQNTGLFPHMSIKENLELIPKLKGEDPDSIEKKTKELLEMVGLDPTEYLNRFPKELSGGQQQRVGVARAFSTNSDIILMDEPFSALDPVTRGSLQDELFQMQKELNKTIVFVTHDMDEAIKIADKICILKDGDILQYDTPENILKNPANDFVEGFIGKRRVWNNPELLLAEDIMIPQPVKITAMRNVLQAIEIMKDNKVDSLMVTDKHNVLKGLVTLKSIQLLNRNTPIEMIMEQNVLSVSQDANLISVLAIMNEHKIGYLPVVNSAKQLTGLITRSSILSALSSQLIDLEVAF from the coding sequence TTGATAGAATTTAAAAGTGTTGTTAAAAAGTATCGAACAAAGACCATCATAAATCCCTTATCATTAAAGATTGAAGCTGGTCAATTAGTTGTTTTTATCGGGCCAAGTGGTTGCGGAAAAACTACATTACTCAAAATGATTAATAAACTAGTTCAACCAACTTCGGGGAAAATTTTTGTTAATGGGACGGATATCTCTACGATGAATCCGATTGAACTGCGCAGAAATATCGGCTACGTTATTCAAAACACTGGATTGTTCCCACATATGTCCATTAAAGAAAACTTAGAGTTAATTCCAAAGCTTAAGGGTGAGGACCCAGACTCAATCGAGAAAAAAACAAAAGAATTGCTTGAAATGGTAGGATTAGACCCTACGGAATACTTAAACCGATTTCCTAAGGAATTAAGTGGCGGACAGCAACAAAGGGTAGGGGTAGCGAGAGCCTTTTCCACGAACTCCGATATAATCTTAATGGATGAACCCTTCAGTGCACTTGACCCTGTTACAAGAGGCTCTCTTCAAGATGAATTATTCCAAATGCAAAAGGAATTAAATAAGACGATTGTTTTTGTCACCCATGACATGGACGAAGCTATTAAAATAGCAGACAAGATTTGTATTTTAAAAGACGGTGATATTCTCCAATACGACACACCGGAAAATATTCTTAAAAATCCGGCCAATGACTTTGTCGAAGGGTTTATTGGAAAAAGAAGGGTTTGGAACAACCCTGAATTATTACTGGCTGAAGATATTATGATTCCTCAACCTGTAAAGATTACCGCAATGCGAAACGTTCTTCAGGCGATTGAGATTATGAAGGATAATAAAGTTGACAGTTTAATGGTTACGGATAAACACAATGTCCTTAAAGGCCTTGTAACGTTAAAAAGCATTCAACTGCTTAATCGTAATACCCCAATTGAAATGATTATGGAGCAAAATGTTCTTTCAGTTTCACAGGATGCCAATTTGATCTCTGTTTTAGCAATCATGAATGAGCATAAAATCGGTTATCTGCCTGTTGTAAACAGTGCTAAACAACTGACAGGATTAATAACACGAAGTAGTATTTTATCAGCATTAAGCAGCCAACTAATAGATTTGGAGGTGGCGTTTTAA
- a CDS encoding GntR family transcriptional regulator: protein MLKTQIPTYERIAIDLANRIYDGKFKVGEKIHGRSTLASEYKVSPETVRRAIKILEDVEIVQSTKGSGIVISSRENAYKYIHRFSNLESIKDLEKQMNSLISARDKLDEELFETLRKIMDYSGKLRHTNPLAPIEVEIFPGCIHIGKTISETKFWQNTGGTVIGMKRKGEIIISPGPYASILEGDVLLIIGDDKTYDRVLHFLED from the coding sequence ATGCTGAAGACACAAATACCAACTTATGAGCGAATTGCCATAGATTTGGCAAATAGAATATACGATGGAAAGTTTAAAGTAGGAGAAAAGATTCATGGCAGATCAACTTTGGCCAGTGAATATAAGGTTTCCCCTGAAACTGTACGAAGAGCAATAAAGATTTTAGAAGATGTGGAGATTGTTCAATCCACGAAGGGCAGTGGGATTGTGATATCTTCACGAGAGAACGCCTATAAATATATTCACCGTTTTTCCAACCTTGAGAGTATTAAGGATCTTGAAAAGCAAATGAACTCGCTCATTTCAGCAAGAGACAAGCTCGATGAAGAGCTTTTTGAAACGCTAAGAAAAATTATGGACTACTCAGGAAAACTTCGTCATACGAATCCGTTAGCGCCGATTGAGGTGGAAATATTTCCTGGCTGCATACATATTGGAAAAACCATTTCAGAAACGAAGTTCTGGCAAAATACCGGAGGAACCGTAATCGGCATGAAGCGAAAGGGGGAAATAATTATCTCACCAGGGCCATATGCATCAATTCTTGAAGGGGATGTATTGTTGATTATCGGTGATGATAAAACCTATGACAGAGTTCTACACTTTTTGGAGGATTAG
- a CDS encoding oligoribonuclease, with product MVKLFTDMDLDGLGCGLLAKMAFGDKANVFYCSYRNLNQRVEAFIKNPANNQEEIYITDLAVNELVEKKLQERYQRGRHVQMIDHHVTAMHFNEYKWGRVKPELDNGKKTCATSLFYDYLIEEGKMKRNNALEEFIDLVRQYDTWEWDENNNVTAKRLNDLFYIMNREQFEEEILKRLTENTDSFMLTEKENMILDIEDKKISRYIHSKSRQMVQTFVDNYCVGVVHAEQYLSELGNALNNLYPYLDMIVLLNVSGKKMGFRTIHDEVNVAEFAQKYGGGGHPKASGAELTREGFVTFIVDVFDLNPLKPDADRNEFNVKENAFGTSYQNHMGECSFILPASNGAYEIFHKGEKIEQLFPTFLEAERFLKRNYSSWLRHDQDYLQKLSTTLKISIEELKENYDEIISNHMVDIINV from the coding sequence ATGGTAAAACTATTTACAGATATGGATTTAGACGGTCTTGGCTGCGGATTGCTTGCTAAAATGGCATTCGGGGATAAGGCCAATGTATTCTATTGTTCATATCGAAATTTAAACCAACGAGTTGAAGCATTTATTAAAAATCCAGCTAACAATCAGGAGGAAATCTATATAACTGATTTAGCAGTTAATGAGTTGGTCGAGAAAAAACTCCAAGAGCGGTATCAGCGAGGAAGACATGTTCAAATGATTGATCATCATGTGACGGCTATGCATTTTAACGAATACAAGTGGGGAAGGGTAAAACCAGAGTTAGATAATGGTAAAAAGACTTGTGCGACCTCTTTATTTTATGATTACCTAATTGAGGAAGGAAAAATGAAGCGAAATAATGCGCTTGAGGAATTCATTGATTTGGTTCGTCAATATGATACGTGGGAATGGGATGAGAATAATAATGTAACAGCAAAGCGATTAAATGATTTGTTTTACATAATGAACAGAGAACAGTTTGAAGAGGAAATACTAAAGCGGTTAACAGAAAATACCGATTCGTTTATGTTAACTGAGAAAGAGAATATGATACTGGATATAGAAGATAAAAAAATTAGTAGATATATTCATTCAAAGAGCAGACAGATGGTACAAACCTTTGTGGATAATTATTGTGTAGGGGTTGTTCACGCAGAACAGTATTTATCGGAGCTTGGTAATGCATTAAATAATCTCTATCCCTATTTGGATATGATTGTTCTTTTGAATGTAAGCGGAAAAAAAATGGGGTTTCGAACAATTCATGATGAAGTGAATGTAGCCGAATTTGCGCAAAAGTATGGGGGCGGTGGACATCCGAAAGCTTCCGGAGCTGAATTAACAAGGGAAGGATTTGTAACATTTATTGTGGATGTTTTCGATTTAAACCCACTTAAACCTGATGCAGATCGGAATGAATTTAATGTAAAGGAAAATGCCTTTGGAACGAGCTATCAAAACCATATGGGTGAATGTTCATTTATATTGCCAGCAAGCAATGGTGCATATGAGATTTTCCATAAAGGGGAGAAAATCGAACAACTATTTCCAACATTCTTAGAGGCAGAACGCTTTCTAAAAAGAAATTATTCTTCTTGGCTCCGTCACGACCAAGATTACTTGCAAAAGCTTTCGACCACATTAAAGATTTCAATAGAGGAATTAAAAGAAAATTATGATGAGATAATCAGTAACCATATGGTCGATATTATAAACGTATAA
- a CDS encoding aspartate kinase encodes MKVVKFGGSSLASGIQLEKVFQIVLSDPKRKVVVVSAPGKRFAEDTKVTDLLIACAEQCLQNQFPKEKLEAVIERYSMIAEECHLPDWVIKEINDDLVKRFESDQSNPDRFIDLIKASGEDNNAKLVAAYFRERGVEATYVDPKEAGLRVSNEPGNAQPLPESYERLFSLRERPGILIFPGFFGYSEQDEVVTFSRSGSDITGSILANALKADIYENFTDVDAVYSVNPFIVKSPKEIKVLTYREMRELSYAGFTVLHDEALLPAFRAGIPVQIKNTNNPAAPGTKIVNGRDNTNGPVIGIASDQGFCSIYVSKYLMNREVGFGRKLLGILEDFSLSYEHTPSGIDDVSVILRENQLNERIEAEIIQRIMTELHADEVKIEHSLALIMVVGEGMRHNVGTMARASKALARASVNIEMINQGSSEVSMMFGVKEVDEKRAVQALYEEFFVAVSVI; translated from the coding sequence ATGAAGGTTGTAAAGTTTGGCGGATCCTCTTTAGCATCCGGAATACAGCTTGAGAAGGTATTTCAGATAGTACTATCTGATCCTAAACGAAAAGTTGTCGTCGTTTCAGCTCCGGGAAAGAGGTTTGCAGAGGATACCAAGGTGACAGATTTATTGATTGCATGTGCGGAACAATGTTTACAAAATCAATTTCCGAAGGAAAAGCTAGAAGCGGTCATTGAAAGATATTCAATGATTGCGGAGGAATGTCATCTTCCCGATTGGGTAATAAAGGAAATTAATGATGACTTAGTAAAAAGGTTTGAAAGTGATCAAAGTAACCCAGATCGGTTTATTGATTTGATCAAAGCAAGTGGTGAAGATAATAATGCAAAATTGGTCGCTGCTTATTTTCGAGAGCGGGGAGTTGAGGCTACATATGTTGACCCTAAAGAGGCTGGGCTTCGAGTAAGTAATGAGCCGGGAAATGCACAGCCATTACCGGAATCCTATGAAAGATTATTCTCATTGCGTGAGCGCCCAGGGATTTTAATTTTTCCAGGATTCTTTGGCTATAGTGAACAGGATGAGGTGGTTACTTTTTCTCGCAGTGGTTCCGATATTACGGGTTCTATTCTAGCCAATGCGCTAAAAGCGGACATTTATGAAAATTTTACGGATGTGGATGCTGTTTATTCCGTCAATCCTTTTATCGTAAAAAGCCCAAAGGAAATTAAGGTATTGACCTATCGTGAAATGCGTGAGCTTTCTTACGCAGGATTTACCGTGTTACATGACGAAGCACTTTTACCAGCATTCAGAGCAGGAATCCCTGTCCAAATTAAAAATACCAACAACCCTGCAGCACCGGGAACAAAGATTGTGAATGGACGCGATAACACGAACGGTCCTGTGATAGGTATTGCCAGTGATCAAGGGTTTTGTAGTATTTATGTAAGTAAATACTTAATGAATAGAGAAGTTGGCTTTGGACGCAAGCTATTAGGTATTTTAGAAGATTTTAGCCTTTCATATGAACATACCCCATCGGGAATTGACGATGTGTCCGTTATTTTAAGAGAAAACCAGTTGAATGAGAGAATAGAAGCTGAAATCATTCAGCGGATTATGACAGAATTACATGCCGATGAAGTGAAAATCGAGCATAGCCTTGCGCTAATTATGGTGGTCGGGGAAGGAATGCGCCATAATGTTGGTACGATGGCAAGAGCCTCTAAGGCATTAGCGAGGGCAAGTGTTAATATTGAAATGATCAACCAAGGCTCCTCCGAGGTCAGTATGATGTTTGGGGTAAAAGAAGTGGATGAAAAAAGAGCAGTTCAAGCGCTTTATGAGGAGTTCTTTGTTGCTGTATCAGTAATATAG
- a CDS encoding glycine betaine ABC transporter substrate-binding protein, translating into MSDFWNYLTSNYQQIFSLLGEHLYLSIISVFIAIVIGIPLGILISNEPKLSKPIIGTTNVIQAVPSLALLGFLIPFIGIGSAPAIVMVVLYSLLPIVKNTYTGLMNIDADILEAAKGIGLTKSQTMRKVQLPLAFPMIMAGIRISAVTAVGLMTIAAFVGAGGLGYLVFSGVQTVDNSMILAGAIPACILALLIDFLVGKLETSLSYTSKQKASSKSGKKVKRWLIGLASIILISAGAFKVYSTANADDKIVIGSKNFSESMILGNMLADLIENKTDIQVERKLNLGGTQVAFSAIKNGDIDLYVEYTGTGLINILKHPPESDPNKVYDYVKKEFKQKYNIELLKPLGFNNTYALAVRQDTANEYGLNTISDLAKVSGNLIMGPTIEFPNREDGLIGLSKTYNIEFKDVKAVDGGLRYTAIDNHKSDVIDAFSTDGLLEEFQLKVLKDDKDFFPPYYAVPIIKEETLKDHPELKNAINTLSGKLSDEKMRELNYKVDSLKQSPAKVAKEFLENEGLLD; encoded by the coding sequence ATGAGTGATTTTTGGAATTATCTAACATCAAATTACCAACAAATATTTAGTTTATTAGGAGAACATCTATATTTAAGTATCATTTCTGTATTCATTGCGATTGTAATCGGGATCCCGTTAGGCATTTTAATTTCAAACGAACCAAAGCTTTCAAAACCAATTATCGGAACAACGAACGTTATTCAAGCCGTTCCAAGCTTAGCTTTACTTGGATTCTTAATACCTTTCATCGGAATTGGAAGTGCTCCAGCGATAGTGATGGTCGTTCTTTATTCCCTGCTTCCAATCGTGAAGAACACTTATACCGGCTTGATGAATATTGACGCAGACATTCTGGAAGCCGCCAAAGGCATCGGTCTGACCAAGAGTCAAACAATGAGAAAGGTTCAACTCCCATTAGCCTTCCCGATGATTATGGCGGGTATCAGAATTTCAGCTGTTACAGCTGTTGGTTTGATGACAATCGCAGCTTTTGTAGGTGCAGGCGGACTTGGCTATCTCGTATTCTCAGGTGTGCAAACAGTCGATAACTCTATGATTTTGGCTGGGGCAATTCCAGCTTGTATCTTAGCTCTTCTCATTGATTTTCTCGTTGGGAAACTCGAAACATCACTCTCCTATACAAGCAAACAAAAAGCTTCATCTAAGTCAGGAAAAAAGGTAAAAAGATGGCTGATTGGCCTGGCCTCGATCATATTAATTTCTGCAGGAGCTTTCAAGGTTTATTCAACAGCCAATGCAGACGATAAAATTGTCATTGGATCAAAGAATTTCAGTGAATCAATGATATTAGGGAATATGCTTGCAGATTTAATAGAAAACAAAACTGATATACAAGTAGAAAGAAAGCTTAATCTTGGTGGTACTCAAGTTGCTTTTAGTGCCATTAAGAATGGAGACATTGATTTATATGTAGAGTATACGGGGACAGGTTTAATAAATATTTTAAAACACCCCCCGGAAAGTGATCCGAATAAAGTTTATGATTATGTTAAAAAGGAATTTAAGCAAAAATATAATATTGAATTATTAAAACCACTTGGATTTAATAACACCTATGCCTTGGCAGTAAGACAAGACACGGCAAATGAATACGGTTTGAATACAATTTCTGATTTAGCTAAAGTAAGTGGAAATTTAATTATGGGTCCCACAATCGAATTTCCTAATCGAGAAGATGGATTAATCGGACTTTCAAAAACCTATAATATCGAATTTAAAGATGTTAAAGCTGTTGATGGCGGCTTAAGGTATACGGCGATTGACAATCATAAGAGTGACGTCATTGATGCTTTTTCTACCGATGGGTTACTTGAAGAATTTCAATTGAAGGTACTAAAGGATGATAAAGACTTTTTCCCGCCCTATTATGCTGTTCCAATTATTAAAGAGGAAACATTAAAGGATCATCCGGAACTAAAAAATGCGATTAATACCCTATCAGGTAAGCTTTCCGATGAAAAAATGCGTGAGCTAAACTATAAAGTCGACAGCCTCAAGCAGTCACCTGCAAAGGTTGCAAAGGAATTTTTAGAAAACGAAGGGTTATTGGATTAA
- a CDS encoding response regulator transcription factor, translating to MKTILIADDDDYIRSLVKDILMREGYKVLVAENGAAALETLKTELCDLAVVDIMMPVMDGYELTSEIRKIYDLPIILLTAKSQIEDKEKGFESGTDDYLIKPFEPKELIFRVNALLRRYGNASETNINLGSLYINKKGYEVKINHKIFMLPLKEFELLTFLATHPNQVFSRGHLIEKIWGLDFEGDERTVDVHIKRLRERFASIEKDFVIKTIRGVGYSLEVL from the coding sequence ATGAAAACAATTTTAATCGCCGATGATGATGATTATATCCGCAGTTTAGTGAAAGATATATTGATGAGAGAAGGCTATAAGGTCCTTGTAGCTGAAAATGGGGCGGCAGCACTAGAGACATTAAAAACGGAGCTTTGTGATTTAGCGGTTGTGGATATCATGATGCCTGTCATGGATGGCTATGAGTTAACATCAGAAATTCGCAAAATATATGATCTGCCGATTATTTTATTAACGGCTAAAAGTCAGATAGAAGATAAAGAAAAGGGATTCGAATCAGGGACGGATGACTATTTAATAAAACCTTTTGAGCCTAAAGAATTAATTTTTCGCGTTAATGCATTATTAAGGAGATATGGTAATGCCAGTGAAACCAATATTAATTTAGGATCCTTATACATAAACAAAAAAGGCTATGAGGTGAAAATTAACCACAAAATCTTCATGTTGCCCTTAAAAGAATTTGAACTTTTAACCTTTCTGGCAACACATCCAAACCAGGTTTTTAGTCGTGGTCACCTCATTGAGAAAATATGGGGTCTTGATTTTGAAGGTGATGAAAGAACGGTGGATGTTCATATTAAACGATTGCGCGAACGATTTGCAAGCATTGAAAAGGACTTTGTCATCAAAACAATTAGAGGGGTTGGCTATTCCTTGGAGGTTTTATAA
- a CDS encoding membrane-spanning protein, whose amino-acid sequence MKRKIIIILSVLFIIFMAALFIFYLIKGDSTRWQVALGGIFASALPLLLLRMKHNPFNIPIIINYFLFLFCSLFLGSISSFYLHYKWWDSTLHFYKGLFVGSVAISLYKHFIPEKVRNDVSAWILFLFVLSLSVFASVIWEAYEFIGDLTVTKTMQRGGNKDTMYDLLCGVAGGLIISIYSMIRKQKV is encoded by the coding sequence GTGAAACGAAAGATTATAATTATTTTAAGTGTGCTGTTTATTATTTTTATGGCAGCATTGTTTATTTTTTATCTAATTAAAGGTGATTCAACTAGATGGCAGGTAGCTCTAGGCGGCATCTTTGCTAGTGCTTTACCGCTTTTGTTATTACGGATGAAACATAATCCCTTTAACATTCCTATAATTATCAATTATTTTCTATTTTTATTTTGTTCGTTATTTTTAGGTTCAATCTCAAGCTTCTATCTGCATTACAAGTGGTGGGATTCTACCCTTCACTTTTATAAGGGGTTATTTGTTGGTTCTGTTGCCATAAGCCTTTATAAACATTTTATCCCTGAAAAAGTCCGTAACGATGTCTCAGCTTGGATCCTTTTTCTTTTCGTTCTCTCTCTTTCCGTTTTTGCCAGTGTTATATGGGAAGCTTATGAATTTATCGGCGATTTGACAGTTACAAAGACGATGCAAAGAGGAGGTAATAAAGATACAATGTATGATTTACTTTGTGGTGTTGCCGGTGGTCTCATTATCTCTATTTATTCCATGATTAGAAAACAAAAAGTATAA
- a CDS encoding GreA/GreB family elongation factor: MNHSNFSGEFYLQQLAYIDENNKDLTNLYLSSTPIQERIKHFFNLYVLEVEELLSKNSKKGFISKFPKVLIGTKVTVLYDEDDETEDYVICLPDQSDPDRGFISFLSPVGRQLLLRKLDEQLSLKIPTGDLQLTIKEISFVGDPFGMEEQYKEA, from the coding sequence ATGAACCATAGTAACTTTTCAGGAGAATTTTATTTGCAGCAATTAGCTTACATTGATGAAAATAATAAAGATTTAACAAATCTTTATTTATCTTCAACGCCAATTCAAGAAAGGATTAAACACTTTTTTAACTTGTATGTCTTAGAGGTAGAAGAGTTATTGTCAAAAAATAGCAAAAAAGGTTTTATTTCAAAATTTCCAAAAGTTCTTATCGGTACAAAGGTGACGGTACTCTACGACGAGGACGATGAAACAGAAGACTATGTGATCTGTCTTCCGGACCAATCGGACCCGGATAGAGGCTTCATTTCCTTTTTATCACCGGTCGGCAGACAGCTGCTTCTAAGGAAACTCGATGAACAGCTTTCGCTTAAAATTCCTACAGGAGATCTCCAATTAACTATCAAAGAAATTTCATTTGTTGGGGATCCATTTGGCATGGAAGAACAATATAAAGAAGCTTAA
- a CDS encoding M50 family metallopeptidase, translated as MSFVRDNFSAKFFLFFVLAFMLIHVPILGNYVKVINTLIHESGHALIALLGGNVERISLFMNSEGATFSNQSTWIGSFFTSLAGYTFASFMAFLSFLLIRRKKETLLIDILLGFIFLNLIFWVRNPYGIFWLCSFAVSFLILLIKGSQGLRDRLLLLIAAILLVDSVQSAFEICYISVLQPQAAGDAANLAQLTIIPAPIWGIFFFLQALWFCYFGLRRGYYKLWD; from the coding sequence TTGAGCTTTGTTCGGGACAATTTCAGTGCTAAGTTTTTCCTTTTCTTCGTTTTAGCGTTTATGTTGATTCATGTTCCAATCCTCGGGAATTATGTTAAAGTAATTAATACGCTGATCCATGAATCCGGTCACGCCTTGATTGCACTTTTGGGTGGCAATGTTGAAAGAATATCTTTATTTATGAATTCTGAAGGGGCAACATTCAGTAATCAGTCAACATGGATTGGCAGCTTTTTCACAAGTCTTGCCGGCTATACATTTGCCTCTTTTATGGCCTTTCTTTCTTTCTTATTGATCAGGAGGAAAAAGGAAACGCTTTTAATTGATATTTTGCTAGGTTTTATTTTCCTAAATCTGATATTTTGGGTCCGAAACCCATACGGGATATTTTGGCTCTGTTCATTTGCGGTTTCTTTTCTTATCCTCCTCATAAAAGGAAGTCAAGGTTTGAGGGATCGTTTATTACTTTTAATTGCGGCAATCCTGTTAGTGGATTCGGTTCAAAGTGCTTTTGAAATCTGTTATATAAGTGTTTTGCAACCACAAGCAGCTGGAGATGCTGCTAATCTTGCCCAGTTAACAATAATTCCAGCACCTATATGGGGAATTTTCTTCTTCCTGCAAGCACTGTGGTTTTGTTACTTTGGATTAAGAAGAGGGTATTATAAACTATGGGATTAA
- a CDS encoding nitronate monooxygenase: MIPKVPIMQGGMGVGISLSKLASAVANAGGIGIISGTGISVDEMRSHIRQAKERIKNAGYIGVNVLFAMNDFAEKMKAALEEKVDFIISGAGISRDMYSWGKQAGIPVISIVSSAKLARISERLGASAVVVEGFEAGGHLGTDRPMFDILPEVVDAVSIPVIAAGGIMTGSDIAKALALGASGVQMGTLFVASDECDAPLEFKQKYVNADREDLILVKTTVGLHGRAIKNNFTNLISGQEKLKIAKCHDCLKNCSYRFCTLNSLLTSVNGDVENGLVFAGARVDEIKEILPVQKIIDTLTEEYEQAMKKSPKNSSFSPK; encoded by the coding sequence ATGATACCTAAGGTTCCGATTATGCAAGGCGGGATGGGTGTCGGTATTTCTCTTAGCAAGCTAGCTTCAGCAGTCGCAAATGCTGGCGGTATTGGTATTATTTCTGGAACTGGTATTTCAGTTGACGAAATGCGGTCTCATATTAGACAGGCTAAGGAACGTATCAAAAATGCAGGATATATTGGTGTAAATGTTCTATTCGCAATGAATGACTTTGCTGAAAAAATGAAAGCAGCCTTAGAAGAAAAGGTTGATTTTATCATATCTGGTGCTGGAATATCACGGGACATGTATTCATGGGGGAAACAAGCAGGAATTCCTGTCATCTCAATCGTATCATCGGCTAAATTAGCCAGGATTTCGGAACGGCTTGGTGCATCTGCGGTTGTGGTTGAAGGATTTGAAGCGGGAGGTCATCTTGGTACTGATCGACCGATGTTCGATATCCTTCCAGAAGTAGTAGATGCGGTATCCATTCCAGTTATTGCAGCTGGAGGGATTATGACAGGAAGCGATATAGCAAAAGCACTTGCATTGGGAGCCTCTGGCGTACAAATGGGGACTCTATTTGTTGCAAGTGATGAATGTGATGCACCTTTAGAATTTAAACAGAAATATGTCAATGCCGATCGTGAAGATTTGATTTTAGTTAAAACCACCGTAGGCTTACATGGAAGAGCGATTAAAAATAATTTTACAAATTTGATAAGCGGTCAAGAGAAATTAAAAATAGCCAAATGTCATGATTGTTTAAAAAATTGTTCTTACCGTTTTTGTACACTTAATTCTTTATTAACATCTGTCAATGGCGATGTTGAAAATGGTTTGGTTTTTGCTGGTGCAAGGGTAGATGAAATCAAAGAAATACTCCCTGTTCAAAAAATCATCGACACGCTTACAGAAGAGTATGAACAGGCGATGAAGAAAAGTCCTAAAAATTCCTCCTTTTCCCCAAAATAG
- a CDS encoding HAMP domain-containing sensor histidine kinase codes for MKMKSLYSKFAFLTIMIMIVSGIISFLLSNAYYQVKLKQQNDEKITHFAFEIADFASKHPLISLEDYFDHIGAIGYQILLINPDGEKQYFGSPYRKKELPKAISEKVLHGEVYHGVGQFPHKTFVTGFFANELKNSVGVPLEYNNKKYAMFIRPDIKVMFNEMHILFGWLLAISILLSILFVLISTKYLVKPIRNLKKATKEIAEGNFSIKLDIDRKDELGHLAVSFTRMAEKLAKVDMLRKELISNISHDIQSPLTNIKGYLNLLESSDKTEEEKQQYIRVVHSEVNRLSNMAKELLLLSSIESKKDIMDISIIDVSGQLKSVIHQYQWRILDKGIMMSYSLPDTSVKGDASLLYSVWENLLTNAIKYNCENGTIDIELTDSESQIEVAVKDTGIGLDANEMERIFDRFYRADTSRARSVEGTGLGLSIVQSIVDMHHGVINVTSQKGKGSIFTVILPKM; via the coding sequence ATGAAAATGAAGTCTTTATATAGTAAATTTGCTTTCCTCACGATTATGATCATGATTGTCAGTGGAATTATTTCATTTTTGCTTTCCAACGCCTACTACCAGGTAAAATTGAAACAGCAAAATGACGAAAAAATCACCCATTTTGCTTTTGAAATAGCAGACTTTGCAAGTAAGCATCCATTGATAAGCTTAGAGGACTATTTTGATCATATTGGTGCGATTGGTTACCAAATTCTTTTGATTAATCCAGATGGTGAAAAGCAATATTTTGGTTCACCCTACAGAAAGAAGGAATTGCCCAAAGCAATTTCAGAAAAAGTATTGCATGGTGAGGTATATCACGGGGTAGGTCAATTTCCTCATAAAACGTTTGTAACAGGCTTTTTTGCCAACGAATTAAAAAATTCAGTCGGTGTTCCTTTAGAATACAATAATAAAAAATATGCCATGTTTATTAGACCTGATATTAAGGTAATGTTTAATGAGATGCACATTCTTTTCGGCTGGCTCTTAGCCATTTCTATTTTGTTAAGCATTCTATTTGTTCTAATTAGTACAAAATATTTAGTCAAACCTATAAGAAATCTAAAAAAAGCAACGAAAGAAATTGCAGAAGGCAATTTTTCAATCAAGCTGGACATTGACCGAAAAGATGAACTCGGTCATTTAGCTGTCAGCTTTACGAGGATGGCGGAAAAATTAGCAAAAGTAGATATGCTAAGAAAAGAATTAATCTCTAATATCTCCCATGATATTCAATCACCATTAACTAATATTAAGGGGTATTTGAATTTACTTGAGAGCAGCGACAAAACTGAGGAAGAAAAGCAACAATATATCCGTGTTGTTCACTCAGAAGTAAACCGTTTATCCAACATGGCCAAAGAGCTATTACTCCTATCATCTATAGAAAGTAAAAAGGATATAATGGATATAAGTATAATAGATGTGTCGGGGCAGTTAAAAAGCGTCATACATCAATACCAATGGAGGATCCTTGATAAAGGAATTATGATGAGCTATTCTCTCCCGGATACTTCAGTTAAAGGGGATGCTTCTTTATTATATTCTGTTTGGGAAAACCTATTGACGAATGCGATTAAATATAACTGTGAGAATGGAACGATTGATATTGAATTGACTGATTCAGAATCACAAATTGAAGTGGCTGTGAAGGATACAGGAATAGGCTTAGATGCAAACGAAATGGAAAGAATTTTTGACCGCTTTTATCGGGCGGATACGTCAAGAGCACGATCCGTGGAAGGAACGGGATTAGGGTTATCCATCGTTCAGTCCATTGTTGATATGCATCATGGAGTAATTAATGTAACAAGTCAAAAAGGAAAAGGTTCCATTTTTACGGTGATCCTTCCTAAAATGTAA